The segment TGGTGGTTCTAGATCTGGAGAGGGGTACACGATCGCCGGCCGCGTCAAGATCGATGGTAAGTGATCCAGCTCCCGCTGAATTCGGCCGTTTCCGTATTTAGGTTGTTGCAGCGTTTAGGGATTGTGTAAGTGTAACTCGGTTCTAAATTAGTTACGCCTTATATTGTGCTGGGGTCGATCTTTTAGAATGCTCCGAGATCTCGATTTAGTGCTCTTTTTTGTTGCTGGATGTGCCTGTATTTTGTGTGGATTCCAAACAATTCATTTATCTAAGCTGCGCATTGAAGCAGTTTCGATTGCTAGGAAATTAGAGGTATGCAAACATTCACTGACTGAGTGACTGTTGAACTTATTCAAATTGATGAGGTCCTGTTGTTCATTGGTTTTGGGATCTTCCATGGTAAACTATTTTGCAAAGTTTTAGCTAAATTTATAGCTCACAAACTTAAGTACAGCCCTGAATTGTGCAAGTGTGTGTGCTGTTCCTGTTGTCTGGTGTTTAATGCAACTGAAATGAATCACCAGCTGTGTTCTGTGCAAAAAAAAAGGGGAGTATACAGATACAGATGTAGAAATTCTGAAGTTGACATGATGATTTCTGCTAATGTTATTGCAGTAACCTAATGAATCTGCAATAAGATCTTGCTTTTATGATAGAATGATGCCATGCCAGCATGATTTTGAAAAGTTGCCTGCAACTGGAAGGTCTCTGATATGTTTTTTGTTtagcatctctctctctctctgcaccACTAAACTAGTTTTCTTGATGCGTGGATGCATTGCTATGATATTCTGACCAATGCTTCTGCAAGGTTTGTCAGAATCAGAAGTAACAAAAATTATACAAATTCAACAATGGATGGGATGCATGTGTTGTTCCCTGAGAGTACTTTTAGCTTATGGATATTAGTTATGGGATTTTTTCAGTGTAGGATTTTTTTCGATGTTTATTGCACCTTGAAGCATGCTTGGAACCTAAATTTCAAGCTGAAAGCTACTATCCTATGCTGTCTATCTGATGTTATCTTTGTGTTATGGCTATAGGTGCGAGTGCGAAGGGCTTTGGTCTTCCAGCCAAGACATCAAACACAAAAGTGATACTTAATGGCGGCCAGAGGGTTACATTTGCCAGGCCGGATGGTTACTTTGCATTGTATCCTACAAAAGATGCATTGCCATAAGTttcaagtttattttgattttcTAGCAAACTCACCGATTAGACTGGTATAACTCGTACTATCATACATTTATCCGTTTGTTGTTGGTAAAATTTATGTCGAGAGATGGGTATAGTATGCTAAGCAAAGAAACTGTAGCTCTCATCATGTGCATACCATTAGCTCTTGTCTGCTCTTGGGTATATCTTTCCTTTATGAAATCATACTTCAGTGTTAGCAGATTACTATATTTGTTTTATTGTTGCTCCTTGACCTGATATACTTTAGCCACAACGTGCCAGCTGGAACTCATCTGATTGAGGTCTCCTCAATTGGTTACTTCTTTTCCCCAGTAAGTATTTATTCCTTGATATTGTTGGTAAGGTGAACAGAAAAGGATATAAGTAATTTACTCCATATTTCTGGTGCATCATAGGTTCGAGTAGATATCAGTGCAAGGAATCCTGGTTATATTCAAGCAGCATTGACTGAAACCAGAAGAGTTCTAAATGAGCTTGTTCTTGAACCTCTAAAAGAAGAGCAGTACTATGAGGTAGCTATTGCTATATAATTTTTTGTATATAACTTATTTCCTCACTTCTCACTGGTGGCTCATGTTGGGTTGATCCAGCCTATCCCAGATTTCTTTTGCTTTGAGCTAAAAGGCTTTGTTGTTGTTATTACTGTGTTTCTTCATTTCCTTCTTTTGTCAAGTATTATGAAAGCAAACCTCTTTAAATGTTTTGTTTTCCAACCTTTTCAAGGTTAGGGAGCCTTTCTCTGTCATGTCACTTTTGAAGAGTCCCATGGGGTTGATGGTTGGTTTTATGGTCTTAATGGTCTTCGTGATGCCCAAGTTGATGGAGAACATAGGTATATTTTCACCTCTTTTACATCAAATGGATACAAGCTTTCAGTTAGTATGTTTCACTAAAGCTTGCAATTAGCAAACAGCAGCTTCTAAGACTAAGAGCAGTGTTGCATTATATAATGGTAGAGTTAGTTGTATTTATTGAGCTTTGTGCAACAGCACTGTCAAATTTCTAGAGTAAGAAGGCATCAAGTTTATTAGTTTAAACTGTTGTGCTTCTGGATTTCTTGGTTATAATCTGTCCTTTCTGTAAGTATTAATGAAATGGGCCTTAAATAATGTTTTTGGTGATGATTTTCTTTATCTAAAACTTCTTATGCTTGTACTATTTCTCTTGTACCTGTTAAAGACACTATTTATATTTAGTTCATTGTTATCCGCAACCTATATACTTCGGTGTTTCATCTTAAAATTTCAGTACAGTAAGTTGACAATGTTGGCAtctcccaaattcactt is part of the Sorghum bicolor cultivar BTx623 chromosome 10, Sorghum_bicolor_NCBIv3, whole genome shotgun sequence genome and harbors:
- the LOC8067710 gene encoding ER membrane protein complex subunit 7 homolog, whose protein sequence is MAASSLCHGHLLLFLLVAVASACLGTAAAHQAGSGEGYTIAGRVKIDGASAKGFGLPAKTSNTKVILNGGQRVTFARPDGYFAFHNVPAGTHLIEVSSIGYFFSPVRVDISARNPGYIQAALTETRRVLNELVLEPLKEEQYYEVREPFSVMSLLKSPMGLMVGFMVLMVFVMPKLMENIDPEEMKQAQEQMRNNPVSFSGLLSRAQG